The sequence below is a genomic window from Deinococcus misasensis DSM 22328.
GCTCCACCTCGGGGGTTTCTCCGAGCACCAGAGCAATGCCTTCGCGGGTGAGGTCATCGTCGGTGGGGCCAAGGCCACCCCCGAGGATCACCAGATCGGCCCGTTCAAGGGCTTTGCGGATGGTGTCGGCAATTCTCTGGAGGTTGTCTCCCACCGTGTTTTTGTGGTGGAGGACGACCCCTCTGGCCTTCAGTTCATTGGCAAGGTACACAGCATTGGTGTCGGTGATTTCACCGAGGAGAAGTTCCGTACCGACACTGATGATTTCTGCTATAAACATAACGACTCCTTATACTATACAGGAAAGAGGGCGACTTGTCACGTCCTTCAAATGATCTCGTTTTACACTGTTCACCATGAAGAAATTCATTCTGGCTGCGACTTTGCTCCTCCCTCTGGCACAGGCACAAGAGGCCCCTGCCCAAACCACCCAGACGGCTGTGTCTGGATTCAAAACTTTAGAGCCCCTCTCCAAAGACCGGATTCTCAAATTCACCGAGGCCCAGTGGGTCATCAACCCGAACAAAAAGTACCGGGCTGTGCTGAACACCAACAAGGGCAACATCACTGTAGAACTCTACCCAAAAATTGCCCCCAAGGCAGTCAACTCGTTCGTGTTCCTGTCCCTCAACCACTATTATGACGGCGTGGTTTTTCACCGTGTGCTGGACAACTTCATGGCCCAGACCGGAGATCCAACCGGCACAGGAACTGGTGGCCCTGGTTACAAGTATGGCCTTGAAATCGAAGAAGGGGTGCTGTTCAACTCCGCAGGTGTGCTCGGGGTGGCCAACAGTGGAGGCAGGTCCACCAACGGCAGTCAATTCTTCATCACATTTGCCCCGGCCACATGGCTGAACTACGGTTACACCATTTTTGGCAAAGTGCTTGAAGGCATGGATGTGGTGAAAAACATTCAAAAAATCGATCCCCAGAAACCCGACCCCAAAATCAAACCCGATTTCATCAACACAGTCACCATTCTGGAAAGTGAGTGATTGAAACACTTGCGACCAGCGTAAAAAACATCCGCCATTTCTTTTAGGCTTGTGGCACATTTCTGTTTTTCAGGGATGTGCCATACTTCTGGCATGAAATGGACTTTGTGGATGGCCATCCTCTTGGGCATGTTGGGCACCGTGCAGGCCCAGAGGTATCCCAGCAGCAATGCTGCACGCCTGTACAGTTCTTTTCAAACGGCAATGCTCAATTATTACGGAGAAGACATGGGCAAAGTGCCCGGCCTGTTGAAAAAATATGCATCTTTGACCGAACAGACCTGTGAAAAACAAAAACGTTGCCAGAGCAG
It includes:
- a CDS encoding peptidylprolyl isomerase; protein product: MKKFILAATLLLPLAQAQEAPAQTTQTAVSGFKTLEPLSKDRILKFTEAQWVINPNKKYRAVLNTNKGNITVELYPKIAPKAVNSFVFLSLNHYYDGVVFHRVLDNFMAQTGDPTGTGTGGPGYKYGLEIEEGVLFNSAGVLGVANSGGRSTNGSQFFITFAPATWLNYGYTIFGKVLEGMDVVKNIQKIDPQKPDPKIKPDFINTVTILESE